From Spartinivicinus ruber, the proteins below share one genomic window:
- a CDS encoding 2Fe-2S iron-sulfur cluster-binding protein: protein MKWLIVLMLTLLVCSYIAWLAYSEWLQYRAQYAQRGLAVDNWQQRCQEVGYQLVEQSHWQGFRDFVVTRRVVENAVGDIISFYLRPRDGLPVSPFLAGQHVTVRLPIGSRVYTRCYSLSTSYNPDYYRISVKRQDALAATSHPAGKVSSYLHQEVYEGAVIEIREPQGSFVVSEKSIDPLVFLVAGVGYTPVLSMLKELVNQPFPPPIVVFYCVRNGSHHAAKDELEELQDKYQGLHLYVSYSHPRPALDWPEIDYHLGSRLNGQICLDVLAELSLQPQQCQYYFCGPENFMTKLQQELAANGINSDHFHDECFSSTVTHQTPLLDAPELAEVVFSSSGRRAEWLQGEDRWLLNLSEEEGVTINSSCRKGSCGSCMTEILEGEVGYLKEPEYLNQKQASQVDQSRYCLPCVCYPKSNRVVLNV, encoded by the coding sequence ATGAAGTGGTTAATTGTCTTGATGCTGACTCTGTTAGTATGTAGTTATATCGCCTGGTTAGCATACAGTGAGTGGTTGCAGTATCGCGCTCAGTACGCACAGCGTGGTTTAGCAGTTGATAACTGGCAGCAACGTTGTCAAGAGGTCGGCTATCAATTAGTAGAGCAAAGTCACTGGCAGGGGTTTCGTGATTTTGTTGTCACTAGGCGAGTAGTTGAAAATGCTGTTGGCGATATTATCTCGTTTTATCTTCGCCCTCGTGATGGTTTACCGGTATCCCCTTTTTTAGCGGGTCAGCATGTGACGGTTAGGCTGCCTATAGGCTCCAGGGTATATACGCGTTGTTACTCACTTTCAACATCTTATAATCCTGATTACTATCGGATTAGTGTGAAACGGCAGGATGCGCTAGCAGCAACCAGCCACCCTGCAGGCAAGGTTTCCAGCTACCTTCACCAAGAAGTGTATGAAGGAGCTGTCATAGAGATTCGTGAGCCACAGGGTAGTTTTGTGGTATCTGAAAAAAGTATTGACCCCTTAGTCTTTTTAGTCGCCGGGGTTGGTTATACGCCTGTACTCAGTATGTTGAAGGAATTAGTCAACCAGCCATTTCCACCGCCAATTGTCGTATTTTATTGTGTCAGAAATGGCTCCCACCATGCTGCGAAGGATGAGCTTGAAGAACTGCAAGATAAATATCAAGGGCTGCATTTGTATGTCTCCTATAGTCATCCTCGGCCTGCTCTAGACTGGCCTGAAATAGATTACCACCTTGGCAGCCGACTTAATGGGCAAATTTGTCTGGATGTGTTAGCTGAGCTGTCCCTTCAGCCACAACAGTGCCAATACTACTTCTGTGGCCCAGAAAACTTTATGACTAAGCTGCAGCAAGAGCTAGCCGCCAACGGTATTAATTCTGATCATTTTCATGATGAGTGCTTCAGTTCCACAGTGACTCACCAGACACCTCTCCTAGATGCGCCTGAGCTGGCAGAAGTTGTGTTTTCTTCTTCGGGCAGACGGGCTGAATGGTTACAAGGTGAAGATCGCTGGCTGCTCAATTTGTCAGAAGAAGAAGGAGTAACTATCAATAGTAGCTGCCGGAAGGGATCCTGTGGCTCGTGTATGACTGAAATATTGGAAGGTGAAGTGGGCTATCTCAAAGAGCCTGAGTATCTCAATCAAAAACAGGCGAGCCAAGTTGACCAGTCCCGTTATTGTTTACCCTGTGTTTGTTATCCAAAAAGTAATCGTGTAGTGCTGAATGTTTAA
- a CDS encoding multiheme c-type cytochrome, with protein sequence MKAWVWCIFLGVVTATSQAADLLSDWQPSMVVGPGKCQKCHKPQYKVWENSPHNIGFLDEEFDSEEIAEKMGVEDPESSSALCSQCHFTRGAKLHGELATVSCESCHNPAKNWLETHGTYRNAAGKKVNKKEQEAPAQRQKRLAAADRAGMVRPGHAYRLAKNCLSCHLVPNQKLINQGGHPSKLGFELLSWSQGEQIRHNFSLGNHNPPVSKPRQRLLYVMGQMVQFELLLKMTQGATGKYAQVQKEKLQQTQGRLKQIQAKLGDPLVAKVASATSAEQAAQAAKAFASKYAQGINSTAVDALMPAANTFKN encoded by the coding sequence GTGAAAGCATGGGTCTGGTGTATTTTTTTGGGGGTTGTCACTGCAACCAGTCAGGCAGCCGACTTGCTGTCTGACTGGCAGCCTTCAATGGTAGTGGGGCCTGGTAAGTGTCAAAAATGTCATAAACCACAGTATAAAGTATGGGAAAACTCCCCTCATAATATAGGGTTTCTTGATGAAGAATTTGATAGTGAAGAAATTGCTGAAAAAATGGGAGTAGAAGACCCAGAAAGTAGTTCAGCACTTTGCTCACAATGTCATTTTACTCGAGGAGCTAAACTTCATGGAGAGTTAGCCACAGTTTCTTGTGAGTCTTGCCATAACCCTGCTAAAAACTGGCTTGAAACCCACGGTACCTATCGGAATGCAGCGGGTAAGAAAGTAAATAAAAAAGAGCAGGAGGCTCCGGCCCAACGTCAGAAGCGTTTAGCTGCGGCCGATAGGGCTGGAATGGTACGACCTGGCCATGCTTATCGACTAGCTAAAAACTGTTTAAGTTGTCACTTGGTGCCTAATCAAAAACTGATTAACCAAGGGGGGCATCCCTCTAAGCTAGGGTTTGAATTACTGAGTTGGTCTCAAGGTGAGCAAATTCGCCATAACTTTAGCCTAGGTAATCATAACCCTCCTGTATCTAAACCTCGTCAACGGTTGTTGTATGTCATGGGCCAGATGGTTCAGTTTGAACTGTTGTTAAAAATGACCCAAGGTGCCACAGGCAAATATGCTCAGGTACAAAAGGAAAAATTACAGCAAACCCAAGGTCGGCTTAAGCAAATTCAAGCAAAACTGGGTGATCCTCTGGTTGCAAAGGTAGCATCAGCTACTAGTGCTGAGCAGGCTGCGCAGGCAGCTAAAGCCTTTGCTAGCAAGTATGCACAGGGAATCAACTCAACTGCTGTTGATGCTTTAATGCCTGCTGCCAATACCTTTAAAAATTAA
- a CDS encoding 4Fe-4S dicluster domain-containing protein: MSDSAMVDDRIKSTDSPWQLDATLLVFEPFRTMVYHHMQQRLRKLRGRYERNLTKLGWLSKNQLPLQPQSVADLTQGLNCLWQDIQYLIHWLNNEADNEWLKAFLGKTADDEAHQLAQKELQPLLSILLHHASIRVMEKSAVVVRQNEHAGSAYLLLAGQACALQVKEKALFRQRPEQHPWYRRLKQNLFPCQWVERRDTRRYDAAQQVTVSQGRDSYLRIPDLAEAREPDTPEPKPLEAGELFGAVAALQHSPHYRTIVVTSEQATLLEVRWQGVRQLARFDRGFRQFLDQQYRRHRLPALLQQQPILLGLNKSQLEHLAAIAELDSFGTMDWKSTTDQNSDQRKSRIEQSEPLIIKEGEYANAVIFIRAGYARKSKAYGHSERALDYLRQGDCYGFQEILGGIQLRGQQVSELTEAHLPRYSCTIRAVGYTDIVRIPARELEKVLAANKQPISPETSQPAAMSSTVLPSSQQHELLVHEASDLLEFFIDQRFIYGTQTMLINLDRCTGCDDCVRACATVHDQNPRFIRHGHQHGGFMVANACMQCSDPLCLDGCPTGAIYMNNAGTVVINDDICVGCSTCADNCPFDNIQMVKIVDEHGKPVHTSDQQGKLVPQLKATKCDMCTGQLSGPACEKACPHDALRRVDIHQVEKIRDWLA; the protein is encoded by the coding sequence TTGAGCGACTCTGCGATGGTAGATGACCGAATTAAATCAACTGACAGCCCCTGGCAGCTTGATGCAACCCTATTGGTGTTTGAGCCATTTCGTACCATGGTTTATCACCATATGCAGCAGCGATTACGTAAGTTGCGTGGGCGCTATGAAAGAAACCTGACCAAGCTTGGGTGGTTGTCAAAAAATCAGTTGCCATTACAGCCACAATCTGTTGCGGACCTCACTCAGGGCCTTAACTGTCTCTGGCAGGATATTCAGTACTTAATTCACTGGCTTAACAATGAGGCTGACAATGAATGGCTAAAGGCCTTTTTAGGTAAAACAGCTGACGATGAGGCTCATCAGCTTGCTCAAAAAGAGCTTCAGCCCTTGTTATCGATTCTGTTACATCATGCCTCTATTCGTGTTATGGAAAAAAGTGCTGTGGTGGTGCGGCAGAATGAGCATGCGGGCAGTGCTTATTTGCTGTTAGCTGGTCAAGCTTGTGCGTTACAAGTGAAAGAGAAAGCCTTATTTCGGCAGCGCCCTGAGCAGCATCCTTGGTATCGACGCCTTAAACAAAACCTATTCCCCTGCCAGTGGGTAGAGCGACGCGATACCCGACGTTATGATGCTGCACAGCAAGTTACTGTTTCGCAGGGGAGAGACAGTTACTTGCGCATTCCAGACCTAGCCGAAGCTCGTGAACCAGACACCCCAGAACCTAAGCCGCTGGAGGCGGGGGAGTTGTTTGGTGCTGTCGCGGCCCTGCAACACAGCCCACACTATCGCACGATAGTAGTGACCAGTGAGCAGGCCACTTTGTTGGAAGTGCGTTGGCAAGGCGTCAGGCAGCTGGCCCGTTTTGACCGTGGGTTTCGTCAGTTTTTAGATCAACAGTACCGGCGTCATCGACTACCCGCATTATTACAACAGCAACCGATTTTATTAGGATTAAACAAATCTCAGTTAGAGCACTTGGCTGCTATTGCGGAGCTAGATAGTTTTGGCACGATGGACTGGAAGTCAACCACTGACCAAAACTCAGATCAACGTAAAAGTCGTATTGAGCAGTCAGAACCGCTGATCATTAAAGAAGGGGAATATGCCAATGCGGTAATTTTTATTCGTGCAGGCTATGCCCGTAAAAGTAAAGCCTATGGACACAGTGAGCGGGCGCTGGATTATTTACGCCAGGGCGATTGCTACGGTTTTCAAGAAATATTAGGGGGGATTCAGCTGCGAGGTCAGCAAGTGAGCGAGTTAACCGAAGCCCACCTACCTCGCTACAGCTGTACTATTCGAGCCGTAGGTTATACAGATATTGTCAGAATTCCTGCCAGAGAGCTGGAAAAGGTCTTAGCTGCTAACAAGCAGCCTATTTCACCAGAAACCTCTCAACCAGCAGCCATGTCTTCAACTGTACTACCATCCAGTCAGCAGCATGAGCTGTTAGTACATGAGGCATCTGATTTACTGGAGTTTTTTATTGATCAGCGCTTCATTTATGGCACCCAAACTATGCTGATCAATCTTGATCGATGTACAGGCTGTGATGACTGTGTCAGAGCCTGTGCCACAGTACATGATCAAAATCCACGGTTTATTCGTCATGGCCATCAACATGGCGGCTTTATGGTAGCTAATGCTTGTATGCAATGTAGTGATCCGCTGTGCTTGGACGGTTGCCCCACGGGTGCGATCTACATGAACAATGCTGGCACAGTGGTAATAAACGACGATATCTGTGTTGGCTGTAGTACCTGTGCAGATAACTGCCCGTTTGACAATATTCAGATGGTGAAAATAGTGGATGAACATGGTAAGCCAGTTCATACCAGTGATCAGCAAGGCAAGCTGGTTCCTCAGTTAAAAGCCACCAAATGCGATATGTGTACCGGACAATTAAGCGGGCCTGCCTGTGAGAAGGCATGTCCTCATGATGCCCTGAGACGAGTTGATATTCATCAAGTAGAAAAAATTAGAGATTGGCTAGCATGA
- a CDS encoding D-arabinono-1,4-lactone oxidase — translation MLIAIISKVALAWFESSQETLTNYQGSFECKPGVIYDPKSIEEVQEIVRQAITENRKIMTGNRKFASQIDAACTKDGEVQITLKNMDKVINFDAASKTITVQAGMRFNKLNDFLRVQELAVNMVTELGTFTIGGMLGSGTHGSTLHKKSNMIADYVTELKIVDGQGEVRVLTGEALNAARVNLGVLGVVVEVTIQLEPAFKVKADVKGYKNDNGLEEKVLTIAKENYSANIAWFPGLGHYTVTTYNPVPLETPGNAYNAQADVSDFQEYMYGLLFNALHEFPGSSLQCLAASVRYNARASSYYRDIDTGKKLKSPIGHSDRMQYFQCKKPDQCIWDRLPIALQEVTIPIEQLPNWIKDVKQIIAKHPRTCFPLNGIYFRFGKASPSYLGMNAGRDSAYISTEYTLRQKGEAVPKNYFVNLEIEQMSLRKYQARPHWGKNSIAIFEDMPFRYPKWDEFVSLKKEIDPYNLFTNPFWERVSNQDPLINYLSPGCNARGECYCQTDEHCQSGARCVSGIHFSDAKICL, via the coding sequence ATATTGATTGCTATTATTTCAAAAGTTGCCCTGGCTTGGTTTGAAAGCAGTCAAGAAACACTTACCAATTATCAAGGTAGTTTTGAGTGTAAGCCTGGAGTTATTTATGACCCTAAATCAATAGAAGAAGTTCAGGAAATTGTACGACAAGCAATAACTGAAAACAGAAAAATCATGACAGGCAATCGTAAGTTCGCCAGCCAAATTGATGCTGCTTGCACCAAAGATGGAGAAGTACAAATAACTCTTAAGAACATGGATAAAGTCATTAATTTTGATGCCGCAAGTAAAACTATTACAGTCCAAGCAGGCATGCGCTTCAATAAACTAAACGACTTTTTACGGGTCCAAGAACTGGCTGTTAATATGGTTACTGAACTTGGCACTTTCACTATTGGTGGAATGCTAGGTAGTGGCACCCATGGTTCTACCCTACATAAAAAAAGCAATATGATTGCTGACTACGTAACTGAATTAAAAATTGTTGATGGTCAAGGGGAAGTCAGAGTTTTAACTGGAGAAGCCCTTAATGCTGCCAGAGTAAATTTAGGTGTATTAGGTGTTGTGGTTGAAGTTACCATTCAACTAGAGCCTGCTTTTAAAGTTAAAGCTGATGTAAAAGGCTATAAAAACGATAATGGGTTGGAAGAGAAAGTCTTAACCATAGCCAAAGAAAATTATTCAGCCAATATTGCCTGGTTTCCAGGGCTTGGACATTATACCGTCACTACTTATAACCCGGTACCACTGGAAACGCCAGGTAATGCTTACAATGCTCAGGCTGATGTATCAGACTTTCAGGAATATATGTATGGATTATTGTTTAATGCCCTGCATGAGTTTCCTGGCTCTAGCTTACAATGCCTAGCAGCTAGTGTTCGCTATAATGCCAGAGCCAGTTCCTATTACCGGGATATTGACACTGGCAAAAAACTGAAAAGTCCAATAGGCCATTCCGATCGGATGCAATACTTTCAATGTAAAAAACCCGATCAGTGTATTTGGGATCGTTTACCTATTGCTTTACAAGAAGTCACTATTCCTATTGAACAACTTCCTAACTGGATTAAAGATGTCAAACAAATCATCGCTAAACATCCGCGTACTTGTTTTCCATTAAATGGTATTTACTTCCGCTTTGGCAAAGCCTCACCCAGTTATTTAGGAATGAATGCTGGCCGTGATTCTGCTTATATAAGCACCGAATATACTTTACGACAAAAAGGGGAAGCTGTGCCTAAGAACTATTTTGTTAATTTAGAAATTGAGCAAATGTCTTTACGTAAATACCAAGCTAGACCACACTGGGGTAAAAACTCTATTGCCATTTTTGAAGATATGCCATTTCGTTACCCTAAATGGGATGAATTCGTTAGCTTAAAAAAAGAAATTGACCCCTATAATCTTTTTACCAACCCCTTCTGGGAACGTGTCAGTAATCAAGACCCATTAATTAATTATTTAAGTCCAGGCTGTAATGCCCGAGGCGAGTGTTACTGCCAGACTGATGAACATTGTCAGTCCGGCGCTCGTTGTGTATCTGGCATACATTTTTCTGATGCAAAAATTTGTCTTTAA
- a CDS encoding carotenoid oxygenase family protein, whose translation MKRRDFIKAAGVAGLMPGITLSNQTLIPPSSFPDIIMQSSLKPTSGPLDIVMGSLPADLYGHVFIAEGIPLEKNHLSPNGKGALTRVDFSHGQAQFTRKMIETPSAILQDKLSGLLDPFYLLGGTVYFSPNLGFMNYCNTAPIYMGDNRFALSYEGGIHYEFDGTTLDLITPIGEVDEWKSSLPPIAEAFAPDKWLFPQVRTTAHPYFDFRTGECYTINYGGNMGTTGTRHGFVRLINWDMKGRFKIWTITDRLGKNIYIAATSHSLGVTQNHIIIFETATRIENTRILGFKDVTPQRHSTSAWIIRKQDLNSNQHQVIADKVELNFDTSDIVCDYDDYAGEITLYGQYLSAMDKSEQQFHNEKLWFGGYVSSETSGYPVAPVDVGGLVRARIQVLEHSAREITNDFRLIRDQAVCWDMNDPAYRGHYQFPDQIKHIYWAAIGYRPEHVVKRIASAYDDYPNRLFNNQQLPNFAIPSALIHMDCEQMKIANVYQFPEDCVMRTPQFMEKNNSYDQNDGYIITTVVRKHPSHENSNGKEYWIFDGKNLAQGPICILASKRLHFATTNHALWVPQISQRPNNAYKADIAGYFKEKLPSHSQQVQQAIKRYILPRFS comes from the coding sequence ATGAAAAGAAGGGATTTTATTAAAGCGGCAGGCGTGGCTGGTTTGATGCCTGGTATTACCTTATCAAATCAAACGTTAATTCCTCCTTCGTCTTTTCCCGATATAATTATGCAAAGCAGTTTAAAACCAACTTCAGGCCCTCTAGACATTGTTATGGGTTCACTTCCTGCTGACTTATACGGTCATGTTTTTATTGCTGAAGGCATACCATTAGAGAAAAATCATCTTTCACCAAACGGTAAAGGTGCCTTAACCCGAGTTGACTTTAGTCATGGGCAAGCCCAGTTTACCCGCAAGATGATTGAAACGCCTTCAGCCATTTTACAAGACAAACTCAGTGGGTTATTGGACCCATTTTATTTATTAGGGGGGACCGTATACTTTAGTCCTAATTTAGGTTTTATGAATTACTGTAATACTGCCCCAATTTATATGGGTGACAATCGCTTTGCTTTAAGTTATGAGGGAGGAATCCATTATGAATTTGATGGAACCACTCTTGATTTAATTACCCCGATTGGAGAAGTAGATGAATGGAAATCCAGTCTTCCTCCTATCGCAGAAGCATTTGCTCCTGATAAATGGCTATTTCCTCAAGTTAGAACTACTGCTCATCCGTACTTCGACTTTAGAACAGGGGAATGTTATACCATTAATTACGGAGGAAATATGGGTACTACCGGTACCCGTCATGGTTTTGTCAGATTGATAAACTGGGATATGAAAGGCCGCTTCAAAATTTGGACAATTACTGACAGACTGGGGAAAAATATTTACATTGCAGCCACCTCTCATTCTTTAGGTGTCACCCAAAATCATATCATTATCTTTGAAACTGCTACTCGAATTGAAAATACCCGAATACTAGGCTTCAAAGATGTTACACCACAACGCCACTCTACCTCAGCCTGGATTATTCGCAAGCAAGACTTGAACTCTAATCAGCATCAGGTAATCGCAGATAAAGTTGAATTAAATTTTGATACCTCAGATATTGTATGTGATTACGATGATTACGCTGGTGAAATTACCTTATATGGTCAATACCTAAGTGCCATGGATAAATCAGAACAACAGTTTCATAATGAAAAACTGTGGTTTGGAGGCTATGTTTCATCAGAAACTTCCGGTTACCCTGTTGCACCTGTTGATGTGGGAGGTCTTGTTCGAGCAAGAATTCAGGTATTAGAGCATTCTGCAAGAGAAATTACTAACGACTTCCGGTTAATCCGAGATCAAGCGGTCTGCTGGGATATGAATGATCCTGCTTACCGAGGGCACTATCAATTTCCCGATCAAATTAAACATATATATTGGGCCGCTATTGGCTATCGACCAGAGCATGTGGTTAAACGGATTGCTAGTGCCTATGATGATTATCCAAACCGACTATTTAACAACCAACAATTACCCAATTTTGCTATCCCCTCTGCTTTAATTCATATGGATTGCGAGCAAATGAAAATCGCAAATGTTTATCAGTTTCCAGAAGACTGCGTTATGCGTACTCCCCAATTTATGGAAAAAAACAATTCCTATGATCAAAATGATGGTTATATTATTACAACTGTCGTCCGTAAACACCCTTCTCATGAAAACTCTAATGGAAAAGAATATTGGATATTTGATGGAAAAAACCTTGCTCAAGGACCTATTTGCATTTTAGCAAGCAAAAGGCTCCATTTTGCTACTACCAATCACGCTCTCTGGGTACCTCAAATTAGCCAACGCCCAAATAATGCCTATAAAGCAGATATAGCTGGTTACTTTAAAGAAAAGTTGCCTTCACATTCACAACAAGTGCAACAAGCAATAAAACGCTACATTTTACCCCGGTTTAGTTAA
- a CDS encoding IS1595 family transposase, protein MAINKVQFQKGLSLNEFLKQYGTEEQCFNTLYKLRWPEGFQCPNCGYDKCCQLTTRKLQQCYKCHQQTSVTAGTIFESTKLPLKTWFQGMYLISQDKKGISAIELHRHLGISYQAAWRMKHKLMKVMQEREGTKQLSGFIEIDDAYLGGERTGCKRGRGADGKIPFVAAVETTKQGQPTRIKLSILKGFNKEEITAWSRQNLAKGSTVISDGLACFNGVIEAGCLHDKIVCGGGRASVEEPEFYWVNTILGNLKSALRSTYHAIRAKYAQRYLAEFQYRFNRRFSLVEFIPRLAFVALRTPPLPGKLLNIA, encoded by the coding sequence ATGGCTATCAACAAAGTTCAATTTCAAAAAGGCCTGAGTTTAAACGAGTTTCTCAAACAATATGGTACAGAAGAACAATGCTTTAATACCTTATACAAATTGCGATGGCCAGAAGGTTTTCAGTGCCCCAATTGTGGATACGACAAATGCTGTCAACTCACTACTAGAAAGCTTCAGCAGTGCTATAAATGTCACCAGCAAACATCTGTAACTGCAGGTACTATCTTTGAATCAACCAAATTACCATTAAAGACTTGGTTCCAAGGGATGTATTTGATCTCCCAAGACAAAAAAGGTATATCAGCCATAGAATTACATCGCCATTTAGGTATTTCCTATCAAGCTGCCTGGAGAATGAAACATAAGCTCATGAAAGTGATGCAAGAAAGAGAAGGCACCAAGCAATTGTCGGGTTTTATTGAAATTGATGATGCCTATCTTGGTGGTGAGCGTACAGGTTGCAAAAGAGGTAGGGGAGCAGATGGGAAAATACCTTTTGTAGCAGCCGTAGAAACAACAAAACAAGGTCAACCGACACGAATTAAACTGAGCATTTTAAAAGGGTTTAATAAAGAAGAGATAACGGCTTGGAGTAGGCAGAATTTGGCCAAGGGCAGTACCGTAATCTCCGATGGACTGGCCTGTTTTAATGGTGTCATAGAAGCAGGTTGTCTTCATGATAAAATTGTATGCGGTGGTGGTCGTGCATCAGTAGAGGAACCTGAATTTTATTGGGTTAACACCATCCTTGGAAACTTAAAAAGTGCTTTACGTAGTACTTATCATGCTATTCGCGCTAAATATGCACAACGTTATCTTGCTGAATTTCAGTATCGATTTAATCGAAGATTTAGCTTAGTAGAATTTATTCCTAGGCTAGCATTTGTAGCACTGAGAACACCTCCACTACCAGGTAAGCTACTAAATATAGCTTAG
- a CDS encoding FAD-binding protein, which produces MTKTLTRRSAIKEFITAGVIIGFNLQTRSWATADTLFNTQSITLAKDFPDFEGELLTDSDSLQKASDDFGHIIHHIPKAVLKPASVQDISKMVKFAMHHQIDVAARGQGFSTTGETQAEAGVVIDMATLAAIKTVNTSSVSVEAGASWLTVLEHTLTSKQTLPTVPDFLELTVGGTISVGGFGSQSFQFGTLADNVLELTAITGKGELINCSPTRNPSLFHSLRSGLGQFGIIVEARLKIVPAPSQVRLYQLYYDDLSLFMKDNLQLITDKRFDTVQGGAEPNNSGGWTFSLQTTKYFETGNEPDDDILLNDLSYNIDTTIIQSLPFFAYLNRLAPIVEQLKKIGAWYYPHPWCPLLVPGIQAESFISDTLLNLNPADLGGGPILLSAYSCPPFKCPLFQIPKGHYFFYLSLMRNATPPTNERALELMQTNKQLYEQVKAIGGAQYPVGGIPMTSDDWKAHYNRKWRLIKTLKHWYDPKLILGPGRGIFQ; this is translated from the coding sequence TTGACAAAAACACTCACTCGTAGAAGCGCCATTAAGGAATTCATCACAGCAGGGGTTATCATTGGCTTCAATTTACAAACACGCAGCTGGGCAACAGCAGATACTCTTTTCAATACCCAGTCAATTACATTGGCTAAGGATTTTCCCGACTTTGAAGGTGAACTACTTACAGATAGCGATTCACTGCAAAAAGCATCTGATGACTTTGGCCATATCATTCATCATATCCCCAAAGCCGTGCTAAAACCTGCTTCAGTGCAAGACATTAGCAAAATGGTTAAATTTGCCATGCACCATCAGATTGATGTCGCTGCTCGCGGCCAAGGCTTTTCTACAACAGGTGAAACCCAAGCTGAAGCAGGAGTCGTCATCGATATGGCCACTTTAGCCGCCATTAAAACAGTTAATACATCAAGTGTCTCAGTTGAAGCAGGCGCTAGCTGGCTAACTGTATTAGAACACACATTAACTAGCAAACAAACTCTCCCCACAGTGCCAGATTTTCTCGAGTTAACTGTCGGCGGTACTATTTCCGTTGGCGGCTTTGGATCTCAGTCTTTCCAATTTGGCACATTAGCTGATAATGTATTGGAATTGACAGCAATTACTGGTAAAGGTGAATTAATTAACTGCTCACCAACCAGAAACCCTTCATTATTTCACTCCCTGCGATCAGGGTTAGGTCAGTTTGGTATTATTGTTGAAGCTCGTCTCAAAATTGTGCCAGCTCCTTCTCAAGTTAGACTTTATCAGCTTTATTACGATGACTTGTCACTCTTTATGAAAGACAATCTCCAGCTCATTACTGATAAACGCTTTGATACCGTTCAAGGAGGAGCAGAGCCTAATAATTCAGGTGGCTGGACATTCAGCTTGCAAACCACTAAATACTTCGAAACAGGTAATGAGCCTGATGATGATATTTTATTAAATGACCTCAGCTACAATATAGACACTACAATTATTCAGAGCTTACCTTTTTTCGCTTACTTAAATAGGCTAGCTCCTATTGTTGAACAATTAAAAAAAATAGGTGCTTGGTACTATCCTCACCCTTGGTGTCCTCTATTAGTCCCTGGTATTCAAGCTGAATCATTTATTTCTGATACACTCTTAAATTTAAACCCAGCTGATTTGGGTGGTGGCCCTATTCTACTTTCGGCATACTCTTGTCCCCCTTTTAAATGTCCATTATTTCAAATTCCCAAAGGCCATTACTTTTTTTATTTGTCTCTGATGAGAAATGCCACACCACCAACCAATGAACGTGCTTTAGAACTGATGCAAACCAATAAACAGTTATATGAGCAAGTAAAAGCTATTGGTGGGGCTCAATATCCAGTTGGCGGTATCCCAATGACCTCAGATGATTGGAAAGCACACTATAATCGCAAATGGCGCTTGATTAAAACCCTTAAACATTGGTATGACCCGAAATTAATCCTGGGTCCAGGTAGAGGGATTTTTCAGTAA
- a CDS encoding VOC family protein → MRFKGISHVEFSVLNYEESIKFYDRMFGWLGYNSFWTMNLGYCSTYYVARYPFPHSYIGIQPAEAGAKLTPNEHATGIHHIALWGKGKKEINQFYDEFLLKEGVTVTDTPAEYPIYAPGYYAVFFTDPTGIRWELAHIPSIPTPWSILKTLKALKQKGKNHPAKEMIRNLPSKQDLSKA, encoded by the coding sequence ATGAGATTCAAAGGCATTAGTCATGTAGAGTTTTCGGTACTTAATTATGAAGAATCAATAAAGTTTTATGATCGAATGTTTGGCTGGCTAGGGTATAACAGTTTTTGGACAATGAATTTGGGTTATTGCTCTACCTATTATGTGGCTCGGTACCCATTCCCTCATAGTTATATAGGTATCCAACCGGCAGAAGCAGGTGCAAAATTAACACCTAATGAACACGCTACCGGGATTCACCATATTGCCTTATGGGGAAAAGGCAAAAAAGAAATCAATCAATTTTATGACGAATTCCTATTAAAAGAAGGCGTTACTGTCACCGATACTCCTGCTGAATACCCAATCTATGCACCAGGCTATTATGCCGTCTTTTTTACTGATCCTACTGGTATTCGCTGGGAGCTAGCACATATTCCAAGCATCCCTACGCCCTGGAGTATTCTGAAAACCCTGAAAGCACTCAAACAAAAGGGAAAAAACCACCCAGCTAAAGAAATGATTCGCAACCTGCCATCCAAACAAGATTTAAGTAAAGCTTAA